atttgtgtgtgtgtgtgtgtgagagagagagagagagagagagagaccagaGAAAGACTTGGGTGAGCTTGAAGAGAGAACCGAGGGCTTTGATAGCGAGGCCTTCGGATTCGTCcattttgaagaagaagaagaagaagaaaggaaaatatttggaCTGGATTTGACAACTCAAATTTGCGTTGTTTTCAAGTTTCTGTTTCCGTCGAACTGAAAAGAGAAAATCTGCTTTATAGCAACGCAGCCGCTATGGCTAAAACGACACGGTTTTGTAAGCTTACTACTGTTACGCGCCcttgtaaaatataaattaaaaaaatcccaaaaaggcaaaaacagaaaaatctttttatatatatacacgtttCGGGATAATATTTTAAGATTCTCGAGAATGTTTAAAAATTCTCATGTTTAGTTTCAAATTACGTTAAGGAATCATATGGTTAGGGGAATCTGGATTTCTCCTTTAAACCCCTCTCAGTAAGAATGTGGATTATCTTTAAAACATGTGAATATTCAGATTCCCAAGTTTgaaagaaattatattttttataaatttacaattttaactatttttctttatcatttaagcaattaaaataaaatataaaacaaatcatcaatatcttttCTCTTGTCTTATAGACCTAAACGTTGTCAGGCTATTTTGTTATGAATTAAgctcttttaaaaattattattaagaataaagcatttaagaatttaaatagttatttttgtattgtatttgtcattttaaaatgttaggctatagttttaatgaatttgttataattaatagtttatattttttttttcattatttatttagaggaatattttaaaaaaaaaaaaaaacttgatagTTCACATTCAAATTTAAAGATagaatgggaaaaataaataattcatttaaaattcctaagaataaaccaaacattatcATCTTACATTCCTAAAAATCTTAAGAGATTTCCAATGAAACCAAACATAGGAATAACTACATTTCTAGGCATCCAGatttagggatggcaatttttgtACGACCCACAGGTACCTAGCCCAGTTTGATAAAAAATAGGGTCAggtttgggttaaaaaaaaaatctgaagtGGGTCGGGGTTTTTTCCAAAACCTAGCCtgaacccgaacccgacccgattatATATGTATAGTGTTAAGGGTTGGATTGATGAGGTGATAGTAGCTAAATTCGAGGTTAGCTAGGCCTCCTGGGATGAATGCAGGAATGGGAAGAagaattgaataaaaaagaatattgagTTTTACTGAATTGATGCCCCTCATGGTTACATGCCTCTCCTCCTTATACCCCAATTCCCTTTGGTAACTAACTGCACATAGTTGTGCTTACAGCTGTGTAACTAACTCACACCCCAGCTGTCCTAGCTGTCACAACTAACTCCACTAACCCTTACACCTGATTCGGGTACAAGCATCCCTATAGTCTTATTGTAGTTCCTACATACTTACCTTTGCTATTTTAGCTAATTAGGTACCTTAGCAAACAGCCAAGCACTTAACCAATTAAAATAGCAATGGTCATTACATTTAACAATTCTCCTAATTAAAACTCCTAACAAATagttactaaaataccctcatatatatatatatatagagttataAACCCTAAAATTTTCTATTCCTCGTTTCATTTCAACTCAAACCTCTACCTCTCATCTCTTGAGCTCACAATCTCACTCGCTCTCAATCTCATCGCCGGCCCAACTGCCCAACCTCTCACCGCCACCCTAGCTTTCACCACCGTCCCAAGCTGTCTCAGCTCTCTCATTCACTGTCTCACACGATTGCCTCTCCCTCTTCATCTCTCAACTCTCTCACTCACATGGGCACAAGCCCACAATCAATCAAGCACAAGCACAACTCTCAACTCCATTTCATCCTCGCCGTCACCAATCTCACACTATCGCACAGCCCTCTGCCCCTCTCATCTTCCCTGCCTATGGCCTCACGGCCTCACTTGCTCCACctcgttctccattttttttctttttctttttcttttgggtttaaTTCGTCTCAATcatgtgagtttgtgtttgtgtgttatgtttgtgattttgaaagaaaaaatcatagatctaaaatttgtgtttggtttgtgattttgaaagggaaaatcatagatttgaaatttatgtGTTATGGTTtctgtgtttatgtttgtgatcgtgtttggatttgtgtttgtgattgtgattttggGCCGAAAAATCATAAATCGAAATTTATGTTTCTAATTTTGGGCTTGGTTGGGCATGAGGGGACGGGGCTCGTGAAGGCCCGACGAGGCAGGTTTGgggttaagaaaaaaatttgtttaataaacgggCTAGGTCCGGGTTTTCGGGGCAAACCcatgggtcgggtttgggtaTGAAAAAACTCGGGCTGTTGCCATTTCTATCCAGATTGCAAGGAATCACATTCCTAGGAATTTGGATGCCAAGAGTAATATGGATTCCCCTATACCAAATGCCACATTAAAGTGTATGTACGtagaacaaattaaattatacaaaCCAAAAATCTTATTACACACTTCATACAcactttattttgaaaacattatttTAGTCCATGTGACAATGTTTAGACAGTGAGTATGTAATAAGAAATGTATTACTatcattactcttaaaaaaactCCCTATGTTATGATCCAAGTGTCCCACATAGATTAAGTATGAGtttaaccatgtgtttataaaCTCTTGGACACCCTCCCCTTACAAACGAGTTTTAAGGTTGAGTTCTACCCATGAGTTTGTAACATTTGATATCAGAGCCAATTACTACCTTGAGTATGAGCTACCCTCAGGAAGGGTTCAAGTAATACAATATAGATTTataaccatttaaaaaaaaagcatattgtAACGAATTGGTCATGGTCAAAGAAGCTCAACATTTTTTCCCCAAATTATAGAAGTTAGTCGAGTTGAGTTCAAGCTTAATTTATTTGCTAAGCTCAAGTTAATCATCAAATAGTATTACATGTTctagttttgtttattttattgtcaaATAAGCTTAAGCTTGTTCACAAACAATTAGATTATTCTTCTCCCATATATAGTAAATCCATGATTGTAATTTTTGACTCGTCTACAAACTTATGAATTTCTATTGTAACGAATTGGCCATAGTCAAAGAGGTTCATGGTTTTTGAGATGTCATTAAAGGTTTACCAACAAAAGGTGTGTAGCCTAATGGTTGTTTGGACATACAACTCAAGCTCAAcatatttttttcccaatttatAGAAGTGGGTCGAGTTGAATTCAAGCTTAATTTATTTGCTAAGCTCAAGTTAATCAGCAAACAGTATTACATGttggagttttatttattttattgtcaaaTAAGCTTAAGTTTATTCACAAACAATTAGATTACTCTTCTCCcatatataataaattcatGATTGTAATTTTTGACCATTCACAAATTTATGAATTTCTATTTACAAATGGattgtttatattatcaataaattacaaataataatttgatatcatatGAATCTACTCACAAACGTATACAATTCAATCTATAGTctatataaatgtttttttagacaaatataaatataacaatataatattatatacatatagTTAAATCAAGCATTTTGTTTACGAGCTTattcataaatatattattatgtttgaactTGAGTCGTCTAATAGACAAGCCTAAACTTATGGCATATTTGGTATGTTGTAATAAGCAACTTAATGGAATGGTTATTCTTGTGTCATGGAATAGTTATTCAGTATTGGGTTACATCTTAATCATAGGgaattgtaattctttaggaaTAGAAAAATATCTATTGCTTAAATTGAGGCATAACTATTCATATCtaaaagtacttttttttttcctgaaattaTAGAATATCTAAAACTTCTAATGGTTATTCTTTATagcaataattttaaaatttaatacattttttaaaaattcaaactttttatttgcaaatataattataaaaaaatcatccaaaatataggttttatatttcatatacttatttatattttacaatCAAACAGCACAAATAAGAATAGTAATTCCAttcctatttaaaaaaaaaaaaaagtaattccattgattcttaaaaaaattagtaataaagattaccacTTTTATTGTAATCTTTATTCAATATACCAAACAAGACATCAAACTTGAATTtgacttgatttaaaaaaaaaaaaaaaaaaaaaaaaaaaaaaaaaaaaaaaaggtattgtAAGCGGGCATAAACAATTAGGCCCATCTAGAATGAAAAGCTTAAATAATATGgcccaatacaattaattaagtttttgagGTCAACCTTGATTTGCTTATATGGTTTTACAAGATAGTAAATGGAAAAATTTTGCACAAGGTACCAGATGGTAGCAAGTTCTTTGACTAACACTTCTTCAAGATAGGCCGAGGAACGTCAGTTCATATACTAATATTCAAGTTTGAATTACAAGATAGTTATACATAAGAAGTATTTCCTTTTAGTTTTTCATCCCCTCTTCTAGAGGGGTTTCCTTTCTTTATATAATCAGTTGAATTGTATCTAAGCCCTCCACTTGTAGAATCATCGACCTTTCTTTAGATGCTTGTTCTATCAGCATTTTTTGCTAAAGGTGGAAAAGTGTGTGGCAAGTTATGAGGGCATTGTTTAGTGGTCATTTCTTCATTAATGCGACCAGCTAAGTTGGTGTATTGCATTGAATGCCGAGGTAATAGTTACtttatctaaatatatatatatatattttttttacttgcatGTTTCTACCGTCTTTCTCAGTATTTTGTCTTATGATGCAAATAGCTTGCTTAAAGTAATATGAGGAACGCTCACTCTTCGGGCTCCTCGAGGGATCAACCTCTTCATCTCTCTTCCTCGGATTCTTATCCATGTGTCAAGCCAGTACTGATATGTGGGTGGGCCCTTCACCTTCTCAAACTAGGCCCACAAGCTCTATTCCGTATCCTGatcttagagcatccacaaccGGTTTTCatatctcatcttattttaccatctcaaaaagttactttatcaattataccataccattttacaatacctccaacatcccaacttttatttttctattctactcattaaaataatatttctacacaataaaacatattttttttcttttttgtttttttccaaattttcccCTCTACCTTCCCTCAACCTCTATCACCAGGCCTTCACTGCCCAGTCACCACCACTACGCCTCCACCATGCCCACTATGCCACCACtgcccaccaaaatcccacTGGAGCAAAAAcctatattaaataaaataaaataaaaaccagaaCCCAGAAAACACAGAACCAGAACCCAGAACGGCAACACAAGCCACCAATCTGTTCTTCAACCTAAAATCTTAGATGTGCAAAACCAAAATGGCAACACAAGCCATCGATCCCACTCCAAATCAAATACTCGATCTTCTCATACCCCACGAACCCCACGAACTAAAACCCAATCTCCTCGAGCCCAAGGTACAATCCCACCACTTGAACCATGATTTGCCACGATCTCCACAATTAAACCATGATCTCCACGATCAGACCACGCCGGGTGAGATAGTGGAGACAGTGGCCAACGGCGGCCTGGGCTTGGCGTTGAGAGCAAAGGGAGAGGGAGAagtctgagagagagagatgtgggAGACAGAGTTTGAGAGAGTGGGAGAGTTAGGGAGacagatgagagagaaagataataaaataatagtttttgttttagaattatgctacagtgcaattctacatGTAGAATTGCACTATAgcaaaattctaattttttttgcaatagttgcaTTATACAAGTCCGGATGCAGAGGTTATTTTGTGCTTATATGTTAAATTGAACCAAGATATGGCATATGCCATTTGGGCTGCGGATgctcttagagcattagcattgggaaatgctaatgctattctattttacaattctaaaaactcactttatcattataccatcttattttacaatacctccacatcccaaacttctattttcctctttcactcattaaaataatatatttacaaaataaaataatatatatcaaaattatatctgttctctctcctctctctcctctcttccatTTTCAGCTCTCTTCCAGACACACACAGCAACCCAGAAACCTCACAGCAACCCACACAGCAACCCAGAAACCTCAGACCCGAAACCCAtggccaccaccatcaccacggCAACCCCCCACCTtcaccaccatgaacccacaTGACCCATAATAAAAACCCCACCCCCTTCCACCACGCCACCACCCCACGGCAACCCCAGAAACCCATGGCCACCACCATCTCCACGGCAACACCCCACCTTCACCACCTtcaccaccatgaacccacaTGACCCATAATAAAAACCCCACCCCCTTCCACCACGCCACCACCCCACGGCAACCCCAGAAACCCATGGCCACCACCATCTCCACGGCAACACCCCACCTTCACCACCTtcaccaccatgaacccacaTGACCCATAATAAAAACTCCACCCCCTTCCACCACGCCACCACCCCACGGCAACCCCAGAAACCCATGGCCACCACCATCTCCACGGCAACACCCCACCTTCACCACCTtcaccaccatgaacccacaTGACCCATAATAAAAACTCCACCCCCTTCCACCACGCCACCACCCCACGGCAACCCCAGAAACCCATGGCCACCACCATCTCCACGGTAACACCCCACCTTCACCACCTtcaccaccatgaacccacaTGACCCATAATAAAAACCCCACCCCTTCCACCACTCCACCACCCCACGGCAACCCCAGAAACCCATGGCCACCACCATCTCCACGGCAAGCCCCCACCTTCACCACCACGAACCCACATATGACCCATAATAAAAACCCCACCCccttccaccaccaccactaccacggCAACccccaacaccaccaccatgaacccaccaaaaaaaaatccatcccaaaatcaaatcaaaccaatagcaaattccaaatccacaagatgacccacaaaaaaaaatcaagtcaaaATTTACACAAACCCAGCTACAAACCGATCTCGCCGCTGCAAACCACACCGGAAACCCAAAAATCGCCGCtgcaaatcaataaaaaacccagaaatcgcCACCAGTTGAACGCCGATCGGACTTCCCAGTCTCACCTCCACGCCGGACCCACGACCCACGCCAGAAAAGCCCACCGTGAGAGAGAGacgtgatgagagagagaagccgTTGTGGTGAGAGAGAGacgtgatgagagagagaagagagccGTTGGGGAGAGGAATGAAGAGAaacaaagggagagagagtcagaagaaaggaataaaaaattaatataccttatacaattgtgctacagtactattctatctttagaattgtactgtagcacaattctaaataattttgcAATACTTCCTTATAGCATTCTCTGATGCAGTGGTTATTTGATGCATTTAtgctaaaatacccttagataTGGCTTTAGCATCTtctgatgctaatgctcttaccCTTCCACGAGTATTTTTCCCAAATTGAGCTAGTTATAATAATCAATTAACTGATTTAAAACCCgaaattttaaaacattgtaaataaaacaaaataagtttataacaactaatcattaaaaaaaaaaaaaaatgtaataatgtTTTCCCTTCATATTTTTTGATTACAAAGCATATTTCAAACATCAGATTAgcacaaaacacatagttgagAGTCGAGACTCGACAGTGAGCAGTGAGCAGCGGTAAGcgtagtaaaaaaaagaaagaaagaatggaAGACGGAGAGATAGACGAGGAAGGCGTGATGGTTGTGGAAGAAGAAGAcgcgccgccgccgccgccgcctcCGCCGTCGCGAAAGATAGATTCAAAGTCGCCATACGAACAGCTTCAAGAGAGCAAAGCCTCGGTTGAAGACATCGTTTCCAAAATGCTCTCCATCAAAAGAGACTCCAAACCTAAACCTCTTCTCCGAGACCTCGTCACTCAAATGCTCCTCCACTTCATCACTCTCCGCCAGGTTAGGGTTTCACAACCGTTGATTTTTAACacaatttcaaatcaattatcgctaatttttggtttggtttttaatAGGCGAACCGATCGATATTGCTAGAAGAGGATCGAGTGAAGGCAGAGACGGAGCGAGCAAAGGCGCCAGTGGATTTCACGTCGCTTCAGCTTCACAACTTGATGTACGAGAAGAGTCACTATGTGAAAGCTATAAAAGCTTGCAAGGATTTCAAGTCGAAATATCCCGATATCGACTTGGTAGCTGAGGAAGAGTTCTTTCGTGATGCGCCTCAAGATATTAAAGCCAAGAAGTTGTCGAATGACGCCGCTCATGATCTCATGATGAAGAGGCTCCATTTCGAGCTCTTTCAGGTTTTTACAATACTACTTGGCCTTGTTATATACATTCATAAGTACATAcatatgttgttgttgttgttaagaATGTGTTATTTTTGTTCACCAGGACATGTTCAATGTTGGTAAGAGATTTTCACAATGTCATATGATTTTTTGGTTAAGAATAAGAGAGAAATAGTTGGAGCTTTAGAAGAATATAACATTTTGGGCAAAAGTTATGATTTTAGATGCATTGACCGATAAAACGCTAACAatgttatttgaatttaattggagaaccTAATGTAATGTTACGAAAAAGAATAGTATGACTTGGATTGGATACGATAGAATGAccaaaaagaatacatgtgtcTGAACTTGAAACTCGATTAGTCTGTTGAGGATTCATAGCTGACTCCAAAGTTTTTGGACTAAGGGTTGGTTATTGTTGTTGTATGAATGATAGGGGATTTTTGAGGTGTCACAAAATCTGTGCTgtgcattaattattattattatttttttgcttgaaatcaGTTACTCGTCTTTGTTCCGTACTTCCCTTCTTTCAAAATTCCATGTCAATTTAAGATGTTCAGTATGTGCAATTTTTATCCTTCTTCCAAATGGCTTACATTTCTATATAGCGTTTCCAAATTTAACATTTGATGTAGGAGAAGCTTTGAGTAAGGGAATAAGGATGGACGAATTCAGTGTGACTAAGCATTTGAAGACTTTAGCAAAGAAATATGGAAATTCTTCCTCTAGACTGATGAAATTTCCTAGTATGTGTGTATGTGCTTTCTTTTTACCAACACAGATACCCATGGATACTAACAGATTTGAGCACTCACATCTGATATTGTACATGGCTGTGGCAAGGGTACATAGGTGGTATCTAGTAGTAGGATATGTGTAGGAATCTTCTTTAAGAATGGGGGTGGAGGGTATGGTCAATTAGCCAGTAGATAATGGCTGTGAACACACATATTTGTACAAATAATTGGCTGTGGTAAAGGGCAATGAGCTTTAGCTCAAATGGCATCTCCTCTCTCCATAAGAAAGGGGTGGGGGGTATGATGTGGgtttagtgtaaaaaaaaaaggaaaaaaaaaaaagataggaaATGTGTAGGAATTATCCCTTTTTCATGGATGTTTGGTCCATTTCATTTAGTCAAGTATTTTTCTGCTTGATTTAtccataacaaaaaaattatgcttgatttaaaaatttgttttccttcaCCCCCATATATGTCAAGTTTGTCATGCATTCATACTAAATTTGGATTCATTGTGGCGCTTGCTATTTTTGGTTCTTAttgtcacttttatttttttgttgagtaAAGCATTGGGGTTACTGATTTATTCATATCTCTATCAGCGTAAAGAGCTATGCAAACTTCATGGGAAACTAGAACAACAGAAGAAAGGTCTTTTGGATATAATTGCAGACCGAAAGAAATTCTTGTCAAGTCTCCCTTCACACCTTAAGTCTCTTAAGAAGGCATCCTTGCCAGTACAGAACCAGTTAGGGATTCAGCATACAAAGAAATTAAAGCAGCACCATTTAGCAGAGTTGCTTCCACCTCCGCTTTACGTGGTATACTCACAGTTCATAGCACAAAAGGAAGCATTTGGTGAAAATATCGATTTGGAGATAGTAGGAAGTGTGAAGGATGCTCAAACTTTTGCCCGTCAGCAAGCAAATAAGGACACTGGTAATTTATGTTTATTCATACTCTGTAACTACTTGATGGATAGTGATTAATAGTGTGCTGTCTTGACAACCTATATCATGGTTggaatctttttaatttttaatttataaattaatgcaaGTCCATGTATGCTTGTGCTTTAGTTGCTAGTCTTTGACTCAGGCGTGATAGATACAAATTAAGTTGATTGATTGTTAGATGATTCAGTTATTTTTTAAGATGGATCTTTTTAATTGTGAGATAATGTTTCAATCTGAAATGGTTGAAACTAGCATCACACACCATCTGTTTCAAGTTTGGataccccccctccccccacccaaaaaaacaaaaaaaggagaaTGAATACTGATGTGGTTTATGGCTCAGGCATATCTACCAATGTAGAGAGTTCCAGATTGGACGATGATGCAGCCGATGAGGAAGATGATGGCCAGAGGAGGAGAAAGCGGCCAAAGAGGGTTCCAAGCAAGGAGAGCCTTGACCAGGAGGGAGTGTATCAAGTTCATCCACTAAAAATTATTCTTCATATTTATGATGAAGAGGTTTCTGATCCGAAGTCTGCAAAACTTATAACTCTGAAGTTTGAATACTTGTTAAAGTTGAATGTGGTGTGTGTTGGGATTGAAGGGTCCCATGACCGACCTGAGACTAACATCTTATGCAACTTATTCCCTGATGACACTGGTGTTGAGCTTCCTCACCAGGTATGAATGTTCATTTCAGTCTTGTTGGTGATTCACACTTTCTTCCTGTTTCTCTCATTTCCCACTTTCCATTTTCCATTATTATAGTAATGATAATTGACTGGATGATGCAGTCAGCCAAGCTCTTTGTTGGTGATGCCCTTGCATTCGATGAAAAGAGAACATCGCGCCCATATAAGTGGGCCCAG
This DNA window, taken from Quercus robur chromosome 2, dhQueRobu3.1, whole genome shotgun sequence, encodes the following:
- the LOC126710570 gene encoding THO complex subunit 5A, translated to MEDGEIDEEGVMVVEEEDAPPPPPPPPSRKIDSKSPYEQLQESKASVEDIVSKMLSIKRDSKPKPLLRDLVTQMLLHFITLRQANRSILLEEDRVKAETERAKAPVDFTSLQLHNLMYEKSHYVKAIKACKDFKSKYPDIDLVAEEEFFRDAPQDIKAKKLSNDAAHDLMMKRLHFELFQRKELCKLHGKLEQQKKGLLDIIADRKKFLSSLPSHLKSLKKASLPVQNQLGIQHTKKLKQHHLAELLPPPLYVVYSQFIAQKEAFGENIDLEIVGSVKDAQTFARQQANKDTGISTNVESSRLDDDAADEEDDGQRRRKRPKRVPSKESLDQEGVYQVHPLKIILHIYDEEVSDPKSAKLITLKFEYLLKLNVVCVGIEGSHDRPETNILCNLFPDDTGVELPHQSAKLFVGDALAFDEKRTSRPYKWAQHLAGIDFLPDVSPLLAFHETPNGETAKSDAVISGLSLYRHQNRVQTVVQRIRSRKKAQLALVAQLDLLTKLKWPALTCQSVPWALHDPLCNLHGWSPVGPPPIQALSLPVIDTDQVQEPIDDDMIGRPGASKEELESAREDGELPLLLPSASVTSDVKLNRSKGSNLEHSRQLALITKSLVPPFTKAKSQSFKKFDEDSDLMLDTDSDQDGPAYIEVEGENSASAQYNEMGEKLWVDFGVREFCLVLTRNMDTDKRIWKLEAKIKISMEYPLRPPHFLLGLYTISSGGNNSESDGSEWYNELRAIEAEVNLHILKMLPLDQENHILSHQVCCLAMLFDYFMGEASSSSEKRKSTSVVDVGLSKPVTGRLLARSFRGRDRRKMISWKDMECTSGYPN